The Malus domestica chromosome 10, GDT2T_hap1 nucleotide sequence TCTTCTTCCTGTATACAAGCACATTCTCATCAGATTCcataaaaagaaaatcaaaagtaCGAATAAAATAGACAATGAGAGGTATCTAAATAAATACTACATAATAAGCAACTGCACGCTCATTATTTACCTTCTCGAATTTGCTCTTTTGTATTATAGGCCCTCTTGTAGGAaatatttttttgcttttgataTCAGGTGTGTTGTTAACTAGGGATCTCCGTACGATGTTAGACTTTGCTTCTTTACAGCGTTCTTTTGGTCCAGGAACTTTATTGCTCTTCACATTGGTTGCCATACCGTTCGAAGCAGGCTTGTTATCCACACCATCAGTTGTCTCAACACCAGAACGTTTTCTATTTGCCTCGGTAAATGAAATATCTGCTCCATAGTCTATAGTCCAAGAAATTTCCGCAGACTCAAAGTTGGAATCCCTTTCAAGAATCATGCAAAGGTCATCTGGCTCAGATGTTCGAGTCTGTGGAGTATCTATAACTCCATTTTCCTTCTGGGCAGCTAAACTCAGATTATTATCCATGCTTATTTCTGTTTTCCATGGTGATTCATACATATCATCAACTGCTGACCGAGACTGTATAAAGAAAGAATCATCTACCAATATATTGCTTTTTGTCTCCGACGTGATGATGCAATCACCATCAAAAACTGTTTGCTTCATTGGTACCTTCTGGTCTTCTGTACTTCTTGAATGATTCAAGACAAACCAATCTTCTCCCCTTACAGTCCTGGTTACAGTAGACTCAGCAGCGGAAGCAGAAAACGCAGACCTAATTTCAGTTTCTGATTTTGCTGATCTCGGCAAAAGTAATATGTCCTCATCTGCACAATCTTTTCTCTCCATAGCTGAACTGAAATTTTCTTCATTCTGAAAATCTTCCAACTTAACCTCATAGTCATTTGTTCCATTCCTCTCCATCGCAACCAAAGGATCAGCTGCCGCTGAAACTGTTAGTTTCTTTGGAGTTCTCTCGAGATTGAGCCCCAAAGTAGGCCTCTCTGCTAATGAATTACCATCTTCAGACTTCACTATAAAATGTGCATCTTGAACATCAATGGGGACTACAGCACGAACTGTCAAATCCTCATTACTTGATCCATTAAACATAGAGTGACTCTTCTCCACATCTCTTTCTTGCGAGTGTGACTCATGGGATACCTCCAATACTTCTGCTTTCTCAGTCACCTCATCTGAAAAAGATTCATCAGAAACTCCTCCTTTATTACCATCCCTCCTCTTGGGTGTGATGTAGTTGATGTTTTGAATGACCACTTTCCGCGAGGATTTCTTCTTAAACTTCTTTCTGGATGAATTCTCCATATCAGAATGCTTTCTCTCTTGATGTGTCTCTGAATCTGAATTAGTCTCAGAAGTGGAGTCCCTGGACTCAGTCTGGTTGCCTTCCCCTGAGTATTCAGGTCGtgttttattcttcttctttcttcttgaagATGGCTTCTGAGTCCTATGATAATTCGGTTCCCGACCATAGCTTGCTTCATCCATGTTGGGAGGCCATTGCATGTTCCTTGGATAATGAGGAGGGAAATACTGCATAGTAGGGAAAGGATATCCATGATATGGAGGCAACTGGTTTGTATGGCCTAGTGAACCATAAAAGTACTGAGAATTCTGATGCGGAAATGGCATTGGCGCTTGAACTTTTTCACTACTTAGGATACCGCTAGAGGGAAGATTTAACATAACATTTTGATTAGTGACCTCTGCTTCATTTGTAAGTGTAATTTCAGACGCTCCCGTGAATTGCAGATCTGATGAAGAACAGGCCACTACTGCTGCTACTTCTTTTATCCATAAACCATCTGTCTGCTTTTGCTTGTATAATTCCTTGAAGTTAATGCATGCTTCCCTACAAATAACCAACACCTGATCTTAAGAAACTCCAGCAGGCTCAACATTACAGCAAAATAAAATGAACTATATCTAATTTCTCCAAAATGACGTGAAAAGTAGACCATGAAAATGCGATTAGAATAAACAACGGATATtaatttgcaaaacaaagaaTCCGAGGTCCATCTGGTGACTGATATATATCACCCTAGtgtagattaaaaaaaaaaaaaaaaaaacagactaatgaaacaaaacataattcaAACAATCAACTTTACTGGTTACAAGTTCATACCTTAAGCGTGAAGCACCAAATGCATCCGAAAAAGAAATGAGATCATCCATATTGTAGATTTCAAAACCAGCAACAAGGCCACGGGCATAAGCCATGGCTTGCTGTTTCCGAAGCAATGCCACTCGAGTTTCAAGAAGGCGTCGAAGGCAAACCCTGCCATATTACATTAAAACTGAATGAatcaatgacaaaaatactGAATGACACTGCAAGTGAGACTAATTCATTCATAATTGTAGCCATCCAAAAGAAATAGTTACTTGGAGTTTTCGTTTTTTACAACATCCCCTGCTTCTTCAAGTTCACCTCttttctgaaaagaaaaatatagtaGCTTAAGTAATGAGATCATTCTTTGAGAATACCTCACTTGTTATGTAATCTATAAATAAAATACCTCCAAAGAACCAGCTGATTTCCTTGTACTCTGATTAGCAGATACAATTCCTGATAAACCAAGATTAATTAGGGATCAAATTGCAAAGTTCAAGTCCTCATTCAATCCAAATCGAAGAACATTCTTTCCATAATGTAAGAACATTATCTGATAAATCAAATGCCTTAACCTAGCCTCCAAAGCCAATTatcaaaaagagaaaaacaacggtttttaatgCCGGAAAACGAGCAATATGATTAATGCCCAGAGTTGGATTTGCCCTAAGATCACTAGAACAGAAACAATACATTCAACACAAAGAACAGAACTTACCCAATACAGCACCAGAAAGCTTGATCTTAAATCATAAAACccataaattaaaaatgaaaaattcaaagattTTGATGAGATACCTTCCTCCGGTTGGACTGAACTCTCAATCTGCAAAATCTCCTTTTCAATACTGACAAACCTCTCCAGAACAGCTGGGGTGCTAACAAACCTCACAAATCTGCCCCACAGTACATAATTAAAGAGaaccaaaataaatttttttatccaaaTTAGAAATTATCATTTGTATCAGTGAGAAATGACACAAATTTGGGAACTACCGTACCTTTGAAATGTGGATTTGGTGAACCAGGGTGCCATTTGGGTAGGCGGGCGAAGAGTAATGGAATACCCACCTCTGGAAATCTCATCTTTTACAGATTTGAGGTGAGAAACAAAGGGTTGGAACAACCCAGATGCCAGTTTCTCAGATTTGGCTCCATAGAAGATCACCAAGTCACATCTGCACTCATTTAATTTAGAcacaaaattagaaagaaattcAATATTAACACTAAGCAGAGTGAAATACAAATTAGGCATAGTGGGCGAGAAAGTGGAAAGAGTGCAAATGGAAGTGATTTCTGTACACAATTTTCCTCTCCATGCACAATCTGGTTATTGGATTGAATAAATAGAGAATTGGACTACGTAAATAAACAAGAGCATACTGTAGGATAAAAGGGTTGTGCGGAAATCATTTGCCTAGTGCAAATATAGTTACCTGGTTCGAGTTGGAGTGAGCTGAAACAAAGCATGGTCGAGGGGAGCTTCCATGGtggaaaatggaagaaaagaGAGACTACAACTGCGAGTGCATAGTTTCAGTGTGTATATTGCAAACTGTGGAACGTCATATTCCTGGAACGTGCACGTCACATTCCCACAGTAGTTCCAAGTTGAAGTGGAAGAGACGGAGAAAGAGCAAACAGTTCAGAGACAGCTAGAAAGTGATGAAGCTTGGCACATGCCAATCATAAAGGCGGGCCGGATTATAGAATCATAAAAACTATTTTTAGATTTTTGTCACGTGGTACAGCTTGATATCAAAATCCATTAGAATCCAAAAACATGACTAAACATCGCGTAATACATTGTCATATGAAGAAGCTTACGCATATAATGCATTATTGAATAAGACGTTATTACGACAATAAATTCATTCCATATAAGTTATTCTAATATTGACAACCTGTTTCAATGgagtaggaaaaaaaaaaaaaaaactctagaACCTATGACCACTTTCAATATCAAAAGGAGAAAAATCTTTGGTTAAAGGATTAAAAATGAGAGTCACGTTTTCGCAAGAAAATATGACTGTTGACTTTTACAAGATTTTTTGCGTGTGTAGTAAGAACATAAGGAAATAGTTGTTCATCCCTATCCGTTATTGGCCGTTAAGTGATTATTGGCTATTGGTTGTTGCTTCGTCGTTGTccctaagagcaactccatccttggagccctcccctctagcaatccactattgaatccactaTATTGAACAATAACTGTCTTTAATGAATAATAACTGTCATTAATGAACATTAattaccttttgcatctccacccttggagccctccccctggcaataggtaataaaatattagtttttttgtttgtttaaataatataaaataaaataaaacatggaAATGGGGCTACAGGCCcttgacacaaaaaaaataaaaaaatgcatgGCCCTCGGGCTGCAAGCCTGTCAATTCCCCACCCCCTTgtgctcgggctcccaccctcactcgggctcTCCAAGGCTGGAGGGTTGTCCACCAGGTCTCGGGCCCTTTCCCTTTCCTGGtgcctgtcccccgagcaatccacaagggtggacttgctctaaatgGCATAAAGATCGGGGCTTAAGCCCCACACAAATAGATTTAATGACCTTACTTGGTGAGTTGGTGTACAAGCACTCCTGATAAAAATTAGTAGATAACATGATCTTTTGATTTAAAAAGTCAAAGAAGCACGGCATTGAACGATAGTAAAATGAAAATTAGTACTATTAGAGACTAAGTGAAGTCTGGTGGGTCTACATTGGTTAATGAGTGACTTTAGTgtatgtgatatggttattatCCTGATTTCGTATTTTGTATCCTTTATGGATATCACTTGATTTTATAAATGTGATTAatgtgatttttttaattttattttatatatatttacccATTGATCTAtgtttattaaatgtgatttgacttgtgtATTGAAGATATTTGTGAAATGTAATTTGAAATGCATGTTGGATTGTTTGTTAAATGTGAGGGCTAGCAATGGATCGTTAACCCATTGTcatggggatttgttgcttcgttatcatttcatttattgCTATGTTAATCCGTTCTAAATTAAGTACTTGTGCTTGTTTCATTTCGTTGAGCTTTTGTGAATTGAGTAACTTGATTCATGTCTTGTTTCTACGAGCCGTTGTTATGTTTCTTGGACTTCCACTCGATTCCGTTAAATGGTCCGAAATTGGGTTATATTGAGTGGTTAGGTTCCCTACTTCATctggattccattgagtggtccggaatccctcgtGCTCtgcgattctgttgagtggtccgaaatcgtATCATGCTTTGGATTTTATTGAGTGGTCCAATATCCATTgtactccgcgattccgttgagtcgTCCGGAATTGTATCCACTCGGATTCCATTGAGAGGtctggaatcccttctacttcacgatttcgttgagtggttcgGAATAGTATCTTGGTTTGGATTCCGTGGAGTGGTCCAAAATCTCGTTTGGTActttggttccgttgagtggttcggaacccgatgttgttggatttcgttgagtgctCCGAATTCACATCCTTGACTTTGCTAATTCGTTGGATTCGGTCTAAATTGGGAAagcttcagagatgtaggcttcggccgaactgtgttactctagccctgcattttggtgtattgtatgtgttattgattgatgtgattgtAGAATGGTGTTGGAAaacacatgtgtgtgtgtgaatggcaTGATGACAACTCTTGTTTGGCTTATGGTTGATGTGTAGTGTGGTACTCTATGTTGTCTACTAGGAAGTGTTTTACGAACAGTTCAAAGTTTCAcaaatggtgaactacgaatggcttgatcctgtcggagggtacgtaggtagtctaacaaAGAGGTtaaatgcagccataaagtatacgaaaaattaCTACATAATCTGAATCTTGTGTTGTGCTTTGTCCATATCccggaggcggggtatgttagatatacgggTACTTGGTTACGTCAAGTGTCGATCCTGAACGTACTTCGGGATTGGAGCGTGACACGGAAGAAGAACAAGAGTTActtacaaattttgtaaaatgttCAATTTTTGAGCTTTCGCTATCTCTATTCTGTGCCAAAGTAAGGAAAATGATATGAGTCAGAAGGGTTCTCTTGGACTTGGCCTTGGCCTAACCATCACTCCGGGACCCATATGGAAGAGGTCCTCCCACTAAGGAAAATGATTTAAGCAGAACAATGAAGAACCTATAAAAATACTAACATGGCCGTCAACGTAGTCAGAATGGGGTTATCTATGTTTGTCATAACATCTTCGAAATGTCCTATTGGAAGCTTAAGCAAgttttataatgttttatagaACTTAGTAAAACCGGTTAAAAATCGTGAATTATTGGCTGACATACCATTCTTGAGGTTTCACACTATTTTTTCAGTGACTATTAAAGAAAATGCTATAAGCCAGGCATCATGCATTGCTAAGGTTAAATGTCTTTGTTGGGTTTCCAGGAATTGATCGTGTAGACAGTGGAAGAGATTCAAGAGAATTAATATAtatgtgaaaggaaattaagaaATTACTTAATTAGAAAAGTATTTATTTTCCTTCCCCCCATTCTTTTTCGTCCACAGGTACTGAACAAGACTAATGGCTCAATCAAATATTATTTAAGAAGGAAAGTTACTGGTAATGAAGGAATTAGACCACTCAACCAATTGCCGTATTTGCAGTT carries:
- the LOC103446447 gene encoding COP1-interacting protein 7, whose translation is MEAPLDHALFQLTPTRTRCDLVIFYGAKSEKLASGLFQPFVSHLKSVKDEISRGGYSITLRPPTQMAPWFTKSTFQRFVRFVSTPAVLERFVSIEKEILQIESSVQPEEGIVSANQSTRKSAGSLEKRGELEEAGDVVKNENSKVCLRRLLETRVALLRKQQAMAYARGLVAGFEIYNMDDLISFSDAFGASRLREACINFKELYKQKQTDGLWIKEVAAVVACSSSDLQFTGASEITLTNEAEVTNQNVMLNLPSSGILSSEKVQAPMPFPHQNSQYFYGSLGHTNQLPPYHGYPFPTMQYFPPHYPRNMQWPPNMDEASYGREPNYHRTQKPSSRRKKKNKTRPEYSGEGNQTESRDSTSETNSDSETHQERKHSDMENSSRKKFKKKSSRKVVIQNINYITPKRRDGNKGGVSDESFSDEVTEKAEVLEVSHESHSQERDVEKSHSMFNGSSNEDLTVRAVVPIDVQDAHFIVKSEDGNSLAERPTLGLNLERTPKKLTVSAAADPLVAMERNGTNDYEVKLEDFQNEENFSSAMERKDCADEDILLLPRSAKSETEIRSAFSASAAESTVTRTVRGEDWFVLNHSRSTEDQKVPMKQTVFDGDCIITSETKSNILVDDSFFIQSRSAVDDMYESPWKTEISMDNNLSLAAQKENGVIDTPQTRTSEPDDLCMILERDSNFESAEISWTIDYGADISFTEANRKRSGVETTDGVDNKPASNGMATNVKSNKVPGPKERCKEAKSNIVRRSLVNNTPDIKSKKIFPTRGPIIQKSKFEKEEEIRQKMEELRIERQKRIAEKTAAGGFSPVAPRRASLEGKTAKGSPKSKLQPTKRTLNL